The Heterodontus francisci isolate sHetFra1 chromosome 12, sHetFra1.hap1, whole genome shotgun sequence genome includes the window ggaTGCCTGTTGGTCAGGTTTTTTATCTCTCTGTTTTGTTCACAGAAAGGCATTTGGCTTTAAAAGCAGTTGGACTCAGGAGCGGGCAGGCCATCAGAAACCAGCAGTGTTTCTGATTTGTGTGGAACCCATGCTCAGGTTGGGGAAATGCAGATTTGTGAGGTGGTGAATGGAAGCTGGAGTTTTGCCTAGCCAAATGCGAGAGGAGAATCTCCAGGAAATCTCGTACCTCggaagatagctgagaaactaaggaaaattgaagtgaattcctaagagctgtggtacactttgtatTGGTCCCAGAAGAAGTGAATGAACTGCCAAGATCTGTAAAGTATAAGGGAACTCTTCTGGTAGAAGTAAAAGTTAAGctgggagtgttctgttgagatttagagtttaaagtacgtcttcatgttctgttaagattttaggcTTAAAAAATAAGTGatttcaaattgtagtgttaagttagtagtgcctACTTTGTTTAACACTTGTAAagattttttgtttaaaaaaatgggaaatctttcagtaataactggccgTTCAAATTTCTTTTTAACAAGTTACTGGTTACCAATGGGATTGTAACAATATACTCAGTGAGCTGATTCCTTCTGTAATTTTTGCATTTGCTCAGGTCTCCTTTTTTGAGGATTGATATTATCACCCACTCTTCCGGTAGTTGCTCTTCTCATGAATTTTATTCAACAGCTTTTACATCACTTTCACAGGATGTTCCTCACCACGTACAACAGCTTTGCAGTTATGTTATTAATATCAAGAGTCTTGTTCTTTTACAAACTATCAGTAGAAATTTTCACTTTGTCTTCCAAGAAATCTAGCATTAAATCGCCTGCATCTGTGCAGGGCAGTTTCTCCAAAACTGATTCAACCACCATACTGTGTACATTGTATAGAACTTCAAAGTATTCTTTCCACCACTAGCTCCTTGCCTGTTCAACCTCAATTATCTGACCATTTTGATCCTTCACTATATCTATATTTTACTTGTAAGATTCATTGAGTTCTCTTATCTTCTAACACAACCCCGGtgttttgtttattttattgtaaTATTCTGCTTCTTCACACTGGTTGTATATCTAGTAGTTCTCATATATCTTGGATTTTTGTTTCATTTTTGTGGTTAATCTAGTAGATCAGTCCTCATATTAGGATCTGCTTTTATGCTCATCTTAAACCCTCTTTGTATTCTACAGCTCTAGTACTTCCTTGGTTATCCATTCATATTTCTTAGTTGCTTAGTGTTGTTTTTTGGGGCCCAACACTTAGAGGCTCCCTGAAGGAGGTTGGAGTTGCATACAACAGGGGAAGTAGATGCATCTTGTGAAGAGCGGAAGGGACTGGGAGTAGGTAAGTGTGAGCAAGGTGGCAACAGTCACGTGCCCCCTTCACATCAGCACCCTCATTGTGGGAATAGGAGTTCCCGTGCCTCTTCTCCTGCCTGCCTCcctgggccattcagctcctcatccCCCGCCTGGTCCCATCGTTCTTTCTCCTGCTCAGTTGCTGCCTCAATGCTCTCTGTCCTCATGTGCTTCCATCAGTGTGGACCTGTAGGAAAGAAGAATAAAAGGTTACATTGGTGCTGCATGTTCATTCTTTGGATTACAGTTAGTTTTACATTCAGTGCACTGCACACAAAAGGCAATTTGAAACAAGCAGACAATTCCAGTCTTCACAGACTGTATGGTCATGCTCCTGCTTTAATCCCTCTTCCGACCCTGCTGTCATGAGTGGAACCATTCACTCCACATCCAGTTCATCAAACCCCTCTATTCAAAAATCTCTATTGTCCCTTCTCTTAGTTTCATCCTTTGATGTATTGCTGCCCAGGAAGCAAAGCAAGAAGCCATGAATCTCACATGGTGGTACCAACCTCAGGCTGGTTCACAGGCTCAGTGCCATGGAATCCCTGCAGCTGCAAGCCCCTGTCCTCATGATGAGTGAGTTTGCTTAAGAAGGAGATTCTGCCTCTATTCTGTGCACTAATGTGCCCtgcagggagaaaaagagagaaggTTGGGTGGGCTGCGTGGTGTGAAGTGCAGGTGTCGAACTGGCTGGGTTTCTTTTCAAGCATTGCAATCTTTTCTTCAACAGAAACATGTGAAGCTGTCGTTCGTCAGGTGCCCACTCTGCCTTCCACAGCAATAGACTTTTTGTGACTTACTTGTCTTTGGGTTCTACCTTGAGCAAACAAAAAGTTCTCAGCTTGAAAGCACCTAATCTTCCTTTACTATATAAACACTGAATTAGAATGAACTTCTTTCCACACACCCCTTCTTTAAAAAAaatgacaaagacagacaactttTGACTCTCTATTACAATAGAATTGTGAGTTCTGAATTAAAGCCTACAGAATCCTTATCTTGTCTGCTCTGGTCAGCTTGTTGTATTTTTGCAGCGCTCATTGTCTTCTCAATACATCAGCCACTTCCCTGCATGCCACCTGGCTTACATTGTAGGGAGCCCACACCCTTGCAGTCCCCAGCAGCTAGTGCCATTGGCACTGCACCTCATCCAAGGGGACAGGCGAATTCTGAGATCTTTCCTTAATTTCTTCTTGCAACATCTCAGTGGAAAAGGGGATGTCCAGCCACCAGATAGTActtctcccttttttttttaaatattctttaaTTGAAATGAACTTTCTGAAGTTGATTTAGATTGATTTCAGAAGTTGCAGCTCACTTACCTTCCCATGTGAATTATGGCATCTGCTCTCAGCTTGTTATTGTGCCCTGTGGTTAGTGTTCAGTGTCAGCCATTGACTGCACCGTGAACCCTAATTTGTCATTTATCTCACTACCCCATAGTTAGATCCAGTAAATGAAGTTGTAAGAATGGCACGAGATGAATGAAGAGCATATATATCTGACTAACGGGATGCATTGCCAATCATGCCATTCCAATTGTTTTTAATATAAAACTAGTAAATTTTCCATACCCTTGCTCATTGTACATCAGGAGGATACACTGATGTGTAACAATATACCCTCTAACACAAGTTGTGTTATAGTAGAAGCTCCCTCATAGAGAGGTCATAGTGAGGCAGGGGGCAGAACAGCAGTGCGGCAGGCAGCAGGAGTCTGGAATGGATGTTATTGATCACAGAGAGGCTGCAGCAAGACAGGTTTGGAACCAAGTGAGGTGAAGAGTGGGAGACAAGTCTAAAGAAATAAACAGTTGAAGGAGCAGCAGAGCATCAAGGTCGGGTCTAAAACAACGGATGAAGCACACAGAGAGGCCACAGCCACAACAGGGTGGAGTTTCAGTGGGACTGGAATGGGGACTTTTGAGGAAGTGGAGCACCAATGGGGTGAGAAGAGGCCTGCCAGAGTGAGAAAATCAGAAGCCCAATTGAGGCAGATTATCAGGACGTAAAACAGGAGAGATGCAGAAAACGCCCAATTGATGTTACTTTAACATTTAGCCAGTAGAGATTGAATAGCTGGTGGATAGGAAAGGGAGGCACTACAGTACTACCTGCAGACTTCATGGAGAGATCAGATCTAATGGGTTTCTGCTCCTTTTTCCTCTGCATTGCACCTGAGCCACAGTGATTGTTTAacagtaggaacataggagcaggagtaggccattcagcccattgagcctgccccaccattcaatacgatcatggctgatcttccacttcaatgcctttttcccacactatcctcatatccccttatgtcatttgtatttagaaatctggcaatctctgctttaaacatactcaatgactgagcttccacaatcctctggagtagagaattccaaagattcacaaccctctgagtaaagaaatttctcctcatctctgtcctaagtggcgtcccccttattttgaaattgtgtccctggttctagactccccaaccaggggaatcatcttacctgcatctaccctgtctatccctttgagtattttgtaggttttaatacaatcacctctcattctttgaaactctagagaagacaggcccagtttccccaatctctcttcaggacagtcccgccatcccgggaacaagtctggtgaacctttgttgcactccctctatggcaataatatccttcctaaggtaataaTGAGTATTAAATTGACATACACTTGAACAAAAACATGGGAGATTTGCTCATTTATGATATATTGATGACATTGTGTATGATGCACACTTTCTGTCCTTCCTTTTGTCATGATTTTTGAGTCACAATATGAAAACTCCTTGTCAATATTTGCCTGTCACATATTAGTTCCAGGCTTCCTGTCctactaaggtaaaatccagccctctctcTCACCTGACTGGTTTCACCTCACAGAGATTAAAGAACATTCATATGGGTGATCCTTTCTTTCtgcttctttgcttttgtatttttcCCATATTTGAATTTCTGGGTGTTTGCTAGTCTACTTCTCTCTCTATTTCAATTTATGTTTGGTCTCTCCTTCTTTCCTCTTTTCCCTGTCTTTTCTGTTTCTCTTTGTTTCTGCCCTGTTACAATTCTTCCTGGTCTGCTTTTTTTTTTGTCTCTGTTGAGTTCTGATTTTCCTCTTTTTTTTCCTGCATCTCTCCTCTTTTTTTCTGTGGAAGGCAAGTGTAGGCCAGGGGAAGGATCCAATCAGGCCCCCAGGTGAGCTTTGATGGATCGCCTGTGAGTGGTGTGTTGGTGGACGTATCAAGCTAGGGAATCAGACTAGTGTAAAACCAGTAAAATGAAAGTCAGGCAGATTATACAATGGTTGAGCAATCTATTCTGTCAGATTATCTGCAGGCAGTAAAGGTGAAAATTAACCATGAGTTCTAATTTTTGCagctaaccttttatgtggtaccttatcaaacacattTAAGTAAATTCACATatgcaacatccactgcatttcctttatcTGCACACTTCTTGATTTCCTCATAAAATACAAGTAAACACGTTGTGTGTGACCTGTTCTTTAAAATAACCTTGACAGGCCAGGAATAACCTAGTATTTTCTACATGTTTATTAATTTTACCCACTGTGGTAAGCCTAACTAGCCTAGAACTTCCTTCGCACTTTCCTGAACAAGCATGGATCGTTTGCCATTGTCCAGCTCCATAATTTCCCTTTTCAAAGATTTTTGAACAATTATGGTTTATGTTCCCACTATTTCTTCCCTAACATCTTTCCATATTCTGGGATGCATATCAATTGGTCCtgacttttttatttatttttgattCCATTAACTTTTTAATCTCTTTAAATagtggatttttaaaaatcttctTCAGGTACTCATTCAGACCCACTTTGACCTTCCTTTATAAAAGACGCAAAACTGATTAAATATCTCCAGCATTGACTCATTCTTAAGATGCCCTCCCCAACACCTTAATTATCCTGTTACTTTTCATGTACTTTTTTTGAACAAAAATCTGTAATTTCCCTTTGTATTAATTTCAAATTTTCAACCAAATCTTAGTCTTCCTGAAATCTATTTTTGCTTCTACATATTTGATACTTTTCTTCTGTATTATTCAACCTACATTTATCCTCATTTTCCATCTGACCTCTCTGGTTATCCATGGAACTCAGACCTTTGCACTGCCCCTTCACACGTACTTAGATTATACTTGTATTTTACTTAACTCCTATTTGAATAACCTCTACTGCTGGTCCACTATTTAATCTGCAATTTTGTCCAGCATCCTGGAGCTCTGTAAAATTAATCTGTAATGCAGGGACGCGAGACCACTGGAAAAGATTGTGTGACTAAAGGCCGTATGCAGACGAGGAACTAACAAGAAAAGGACGACCTAAATGAGCTCCCATATACTACTGCCCTTTTAAAAAGGGGGCACTTTTTGTTTCTTAGTTGATGACACTGGGACAACCTATTGTCTTTTTATTGGTTGTTTTAGAAAAGCCATAAACTACTGCTGTCAAACCCCTGCATCTGCTCTCGTGGTTGGAAACGTTTTCCCTTTTAAATCTCCCGTTTTAGTATTTTTGCATCACAATTGATTTGCATTATGTTCGCGTACGAATTGTGCAGGTGACTTGTATGACCAACACTGATTAGTTGGTGGTCATTGCTAATTCTGGATATTCTCTTTATCTCGCAAGGATAACATCAGCAGTCGTTTATCATCTCCAATACCAGTTGTATAAGATGCAGACTGAGAGATAAATAATTGTCACAACGGTTAATCATTTACCATCCAGCTTATCATCTAGTAGCTATGCTAAACAGACGGTAATAGAAGAGGAACGAACACATCAGCTGTCCTTGGTAAAAGTGTGCTTCGGGCAAAGCTAACTTCTTAACAACCGGTTTGTCTGTTTGTGGTATATTCCTGGATCTCGTGTTGAGTGGATATAAGAAATAAGAGCTCAAAAGATGAGCATAGGAAATAATTAATTGATAGAAGTATTTTAAATAACAGCGTGGACAGCGAAGTGGCGGCCAAGTGGACGGAATTAGGTCATCACTACAACATTAGATTCTCCTAGTGAATGCACCATGTTCTCGACGATTATTCTTAGCACATCACAGGAGATGAATACTGTTCATATTCTTTATAACTGTACCACACATTGTAACTCTTCAGGAAAGACCCCGCTTGCAACATGGCAGATCGTAGAACAGGTTGCTATCTTCAGTATTCTCACCATAATTATAATCGGGACCCTCATTGGCAACCTCTTGGTAATTGCTTCAATCGCTTACTTCATCAAACTGCAGACTCCAACTAATGCCTTTATACTATCATTGGCTGTCGCAGATTTTCTCGTTGGTATTATTGTGATGCCCTTCAGCATGGCCAAGGTGGTGTTTGGGTGGTACTTTGGGAAGACCTTTTGTAAAATTCACACAGTCATGGATGTGATGCTCTGCACATCATCCATCATGAACCTCAGCTGCATTGCCTTCGATCGATTCTATGCCGTGGGCTACCCTTTGAAGTATCGATTCAGGATGTCTCAGAGAAGAGTGACAGTCCTTCTCCTGATTTGTTGGATTCTGCCCGTTTTAGTGTCATTTTTGCCCTTGCTGCTAGACCTCCATTTGAAGGGATTGGAAGCCATTGTCTCACAGCTTGATCCACACGATTGTGTGTTTATCGTCAATATTCCTTATGCCGTCTCTGCCTCAGTTGTCGCCTTCTATATTCCCATGTTGGTGATGCTGGTGACATACGGAAAAATTTTCCACGTGGCCAGGATCCAAGCCAGACAGATATTTACCATTGATGAAGGTTTCCATGGAAGAATCACCGTAAGGTCACGCCAAAGTTCTTCCATGACGAAAGAAACTAAAGCCGCTAAAACTCTTGGCATCATCATTGGGTGTTTCCTCATCTGCTGGTTGCCGTTCTTCACTGCAAATATAATTGACCCTTTGGTTGGATACCAGGTGCACCATATTCTTCTTGAAGTTTTTTTGTGGCTGGGTTATGTTAATTCAGCTCTTAACCCTCTACTGTACGCTTTCTTCAATAAATCTTTCCGGCGAGCTTTCGGTATGATACTTGGTTGTAAGGTATTTACCAATGATTGCCAAAATAACAATTTGTCAGACATCACCAGACGGAATACACAACTTACTACTCTTTCACGTTAAATCGCACGGACTTTCGTGGTGGAAAGTGACCTGACTAGTGCTTCCAGCGTTTTATTGGAAGGGCAAGACTGATTTATTGAAAGCTGTCATGCCAATAATCTATAATGTGCATATATCTGTTTAATATGTTTTGACTGTAATAACACGCTTATTAACGTATTGAACAATTTCCCTTTTTGTAAAATATAAGCTTAGGGAATTGACCATTGTCTTGTTGGGAAAGGGTGTATAATGTTATGGGGAACAGTTTGGAAAATTGTTCATGGCCTTTTCAGTGTTGTGGTATGTGATTTTAAAGAGAACAAAGCAGCCAAAACTTAAATGCTATAAGGTGTTTTCTGAATTATTCTATAAATGTGCGTCAGTTGGAGATAAAGGGAGCAGTAGTTGTAACTAAATTCCATGCTGCTGTTTTATTTAACTGATCCGTTTGTGAAATGGCTCTGATAAATGTTTTGATCTTATTTTTCATGCCTGTTTAAAGGTTTACTTGTTTAAAAAATCTAAATACAGATTTTTTTTGTCTCTATTGGGTtccaaattgattttttttaactgCATGGAGTGACAGCATAAGTATGGACTCTGGTCCTAATCTAACTCCAGCATGTAGTGATGTGAAAACCCTTAAGGAAGGTTATATCCTACTGTTTGAGTTTGAAATAGTGTGGGATGTAACTATTATCGTGTCAAGCTAGGCTTCTCATATTTAAGAAACAATTAGCCAATCTGCTTAaatctttgaccaagtgtttggtcactTGTCCTGATGCCTTCTTTAGCTTGGTGTCTATTTTTGTCTGATTTATGCTCCTGTGTAGCCCCTTgacatgttttactacattaaaggcacttataaatacaatttgttgtcaGGCTGCTGATCCCATTATAAAATTACTTCTAATAGACTTATTTTCAATGGTTGAAGAAAGTAATCGCTCCAATCTGTGCTATAAACCataaatatttacagcacagaagcaggccatttggcccatcttgtctgtgttgACTCTTTACTGGAGCAAGCCAAATCCTAAGTGAATGCCTTTCCATAGCCTTGTATCttactctgcttcaaatatttatcactGTCTCTAGTTAACCATTTCCAATAGCAAAGCATTCCATCCTTCCCAACACTTTCCATGAAGAAATGTATCCTCATTTGTTTCATTCTTTTTGTGGCAATCTTAAATCACCTGTTCTCACAGACAACTGGAAGAATTGTTCTTTGCCTGGTCACTCTATCAAAAACTTTTTTCTTTCCTTTGTGTGATCAGTTCCAGTGAAATAGTTCCAGTATCTCAAATCTCTCTTTAGTCTCTGTACTGTAGTTTCTCATCCCTGTCATCATTCTTATGTATCTACACTCTTTGACTTTTATGCCCTTTCTACAATGGTTATGCAAAATTTCACATAAGTacttctaactgtggcctaaccaatgctttgtGTATTGTATTGTTGCTTCTTGTACTTCTAAACACCTGTACCCCTACTTTATAAAGCTTAAAttgctggggggaggggggagcttcCCGGAATCTTCTAGCTCCACTGGTAATTTTGTAGATTTTGAACTCTTAAATACATTTCTTTGTCCATGCCCTTAGTGTTTTTTCCATAGGCTGTATATTCCCATTCCTCATGTCTCCTTCCAAAATGTACTGTCTCATACTTCTCCACATCAAATTGCAATTTTTATCTATTGCCTATTCTACTAATAGGAAATATTTTAAGTTCTCTTTGCTATTTGCCAAATCCCTTTCTTTTGTAGTGTCAACAATGTTGAGATTGGACTCTTGCTCTatgtccaaattatttatatacacTAAAAATAAAGTAGTCCTGGCATTGACCCCTGAGATACAGCACTTCCAACCCTTCTTTAATACTACCAGTAATCCTAATATTTTGTTTCCTGCCCATCAACCAACTTTGTACTGTTGCACATTTCCTCTCAAATGTAACActgatttgtttttttttctctaagCTTCTTTTaggacaccttctgaaaatccaacatCTACTGCAAACTCTTTTATTTATCCAATCAGCCAGCTATTCAAAAAAGCCTCTATATAAAGAATCTGACAATGTTATGAGCAggacgggagtaatgcactgtcaattaagTCCCAAtattccacaggtcgcagcatattattaaattgttcccacctaccagaaattagataATTAAAATACTTTAGTAactctcagaataaaatacaccaaaccaagtatctttaaacaacaacaaattaactatttattaataaactaaatcttaaacactattatgaTAAACCTgagtctaaagactttataacttatttTCTCAATGCACACACACATGATATTTCTTagaaataaaataagtagctgggttgtaagtcctggtaagttgcgttcctggttggtgaggtgtcccagattagaacaatcagatgccactcgaagtctccaggtggaTTTGACAGTCTATAAagtataggcattcaaagcacttcagttgcagcaggcatcacacaattCTTTTAACAAGGTGTATAGCCACAGGTATATTTAGATACTAAAATTGGCAGTTTTTTAGTCGAAACTTTATTGAGAATTCCAGCAAAAACAAACAAATGACAGAGAGTTAATCTTGAAGGCAAATGTTCTTTTTCCAGTGTTTattctctccttaggcaataacacagcctgtaactcaatgtagttttttctgctaagagaaatagacagcttcttccttcagaGCATGCTTCACTGGACTCTCATTCAAATAGATTAAAACCAGTCTTCattcacagttaaaagttacagtacaccatgtggccTCTCACTCCTGCTGTGGCCGAGAAAACAGGTGcatctgctggcacactgtgctcagtcttaaaggtacaccatcttaaacagaggagaaaaatacCGTTCCCTGACAACAAACATAACTTGTCGTTAATAAATATTAGCTGGCTGTCTTTGATATAACCTATCCATTTTTAAAATTAATGAATGTTTACCTAAAATTTGCCTTTGCATGTGAAAACATATGCATACAAAGGTATTTATCCTGGTAGGCAAAATTAAATTTGAATCCACCTACTTACTATATTACTGTAAGTGCAGCCATGGACAATACAATGGTTACAGAAGTACATGCACATACGTGCCCTTTTATCTTTtcatttcactcattgctcaggtaATGGAGCTCTGTTCTTCCCACAGGTTTGTGTTTGAGGATGCAGTAAATAGCTGGCTTTGAAGTTCAAATGGTGAGAAGAAACTTGCCCTAAATAGTATTTTAGCTTGCTGTTAAAAATCACTGGAACAGTCAGCCACCTGCAGCTGGGTCCAGATACTCCAGTGGAGAAAACTATCAAAATGGGACAAGTAGTGATGTTGATAAGTTGAGGATGGGGGTGTGTGGGTGGTGGGCAGTAGTGCAGGGTCTAGTTGGAAGGGTGATGCTAGAAGGAAAAAGGGCAAGTTGGGAAGGACCAATCCAAGATGCATAGAGGCCTGGGGAATTATCCCAGCTgagttagcgagaggcagcatggttttgtgaaggggaggtcgtgtctcactaatttgattgagttttttgaggaagtgacgaagatgattgatgaaggaagggcagtggatgttatctatatgaacttcagtaaagcctttgacaaggtccctcatggcagattgatacaaaaggtgaagtcacatgggatcagacgggagctggcaagatggatacagaactggctcggtcatagaagacagaaggtagcagtggaagggtgcttttctgaatggagggatgtgactagtggtgttccgcagggatcagtgctgggacctttgctgtttgtagtatatagaaatgatttggaggaaaatgtagctggtctgattagtaagtttgcggacgacacaaaggttggtggagttgcggacagtgatgaggattgtcagaggatacagaaggatagagatcggttggagacttgggcgaagaaatggcagatggagtttaattcggacaaatgtgaggtaatgcattttggaaggtctaatgcaggtgggaagtatacagtaaatggcagaacccttaggagtattgacaggcagagagatctgggcgtacaggtccacaagtcactgaaagtggcaacgcaggtggataaggtagtcaagaaggcatacggcatgcttgccttcatcggtcggggcatagagtataaaaataggcaagtcatgctgcagctgtacagaactttagttgggccacacttagaatattgcgtgcaattctggtcgccacactaccagaaggacatggaggctttgaagaggttacagaagaggtttaccaggatgttacctggtctggagggcattagctatgaggagaggttggataaactcggattgttttcactggaacgatggaggtggaggggcgacatgatggaggtttacaaagttataagcggcatggacagagtggatagtcagaagctttttcccagggtggaagagtcagttactaggggacataggtttaaggtgagaggggcaaagtttagaggggatgtgcgagacaagttctttacacagagggtggtgagtgcctggaacttgttgccgggggaggtggtggaagcaggtaccatcgagacgtttaagaggcatcttgacaaatatatgaataggatgggaatagagggatatggacccaggaagtgcagaaggttttagtttaggcaggcatcaagattggcgcaggcttggagggccgaatggcctgttcctgtgctgtactgttctttattctttgagtATTAATCCGTTGTCAATAAGTCCTTGCTTTTCAACCTATTGTCATGGTTCTGTAGTTTTCTTTCTCtgtgaaatatgtggtgtgtctttaaggctggaaaaggagccgtactgctttaagaaccagcaagcctcaggagttagagaaaatgcatttttaaTTGCCATTGGATGCAGCCATTTGGAAACAGCaactcaaagagtgcattctcgttacaTTGGATACAGCCACTGGACTGAgcatcaagtgatacatttgttacaattcaattttgaactgacgTTTTagctgaagacagtctgttctaacagaacacagacaggcacctgaaaaaagagctctcagccattgaaactgaaggaagggaatttagtctgtttaattactattacctctcaaaattctaaaaaaaaagtcaagccaaaacagagatctctgataatttatacTGAAGTAAGGGAAGTTAGACTATGACAGTCTTTTATCCCTCAAACactcaagtcagattgattctattgaaagtgcaagttgctaattgttgaaatccatcgctggagaaggaaagcatcacttaatgctggaattagactacagactgttctactgttgaagaaccttttttccccatcggatggctgtgaggacttcaagcaacattggactgtaaatttgcaagaactctaatgtttttctatttttaatattgtttataacttcatagtatttaagaatttcatttttctaattaaacagttaatttattgatttaaagacacctgatttggttaacctcattcgggggttaatagtacAATTtggactgggtctttctttaatttggaaagtttaatatgatatgttaggcgatctgtggagggataggATTGATTTAacaatgcgtttctcccaccacaaccaGCATCGTATATTTTGgtggggggctttgacaggagcagtcggtcgtaacactatGCGTAGCGTAATAAATAATGGGATAGAGCAGAGATATTCAAAAGACACCAATATATCCATAATGCAGTGAGCATATTAAAATGTGGTTGCTAGGTGTCGTTACTAGCATTGATTTTTTCCAAACTGATATTGCCATTATGCTAGCATGTCAACAGAGACAGAAGTGGct containing:
- the LOC137375697 gene encoding trace amine-associated receptor 1-like, encoding MFSTIILSTSQEMNTVHILYNCTTHCNSSGKTPLATWQIVEQVAIFSILTIIIIGTLIGNLLVIASIAYFIKLQTPTNAFILSLAVADFLVGIIVMPFSMAKVVFGWYFGKTFCKIHTVMDVMLCTSSIMNLSCIAFDRFYAVGYPLKYRFRMSQRRVTVLLLICWILPVLVSFLPLLLDLHLKGLEAIVSQLDPHDCVFIVNIPYAVSASVVAFYIPMLVMLVTYGKIFHVARIQARQIFTIDEGFHGRITVRSRQSSSMTKETKAAKTLGIIIGCFLICWLPFFTANIIDPLVGYQVHHILLEVFLWLGYVNSALNPLLYAFFNKSFRRAFGMILGCKVFTNDCQNNNLSDITRRNTQLTTLSR